Below is a genomic region from Actinoallomurus bryophytorum.
GGGCCAGGCCGAACACCCAGGTCAGCCGCCCTGGCTGGGCGATGCTGATCGGCCCGTGGCGATATTCCATCGCCGGATAGGACTCGGTCCACAGCCGCGCCGCCTCACGTGCCTTGAGGGCCGCCTCGTCCGCGAGGCCGTTCGTCCAGCCATGGCCCAGGAAGGTGATCTGCTCGGCCTCGAGCCACTCGGGGGCGAGCGGCGCGGCCAGCGCGCGTGCGGCGTCCTCGTACGGCACCGTCTCGCCGAGGGAGGCGCGCAGCAGCGCCAGCGCGGAGGTCGCGAACCTCGTCTGCACGACCGACCGCTCGTCGGCGAACTCCAGGGCGACGGCCTGGGTGCCGGGCGCGAAACCCGTTCCGGGGACGGCTGTGATGGCGGTGATCTCGGCCGTCCTGCTCTCGGACAGGTGCTCGACGGCCTGGAGTACCTCGGTGGTGGTCCCGGAACGGCTGATCGCGACGTGGCGGTCGTAGTGCCGGCCGAAGGGGAGTTCGGACGCCGCGAAGGCGTCGGTCACGCCGAGGCCTCTGGACTCGCGCAGCCCGGCGTACGCGCGCGCCATGTACAACGACGTGCCACAGCCGAAGACCGCGACGCTCTCGCCGTCACGTGGCAGCGCCTCACGTACCCCCGGGAGCCGGGAGACCGCCTCTCGCCAGCACGACGGCTGACTGCCGATCTCCGACTCGACGTGATAATCCGCCAACCCCGCCTCCACGCGTGCTCGTTCGTGCGCGAATCGTGCTCGCATCATGCACTAATGAACACATTTTCGCCAAGAGTGCGCGTGGTCGGCGCAGAGGGGTCCGGTCAGGGTGGCGCGGGACCCGCGGTTCGCGGCTCGGCGGGCGTCCGACCTGCGGTGCGGCGGACGGGCCGGCCCGCGTGCGGCCGCCGGTGCGCTTGGGGGCCGGCGTCGCCGGTCGTCCGGGGTCCATTCCCGAGGGGCCCGATTAATGCAGGTAATTAGGAGACAAATAGGGATTCCGTATTGAGGGTGCCGACCAGGGGGTGTGATGTCCGGAAGCGGACGTCGCGCGAAGGTTAGAGAGTCCCCCGATCGGGCGCTCGGTGCGTACCGGCGACGTCACAGCAGGTCATCCACCCCGATATCGGGCATGCCGCGAGGTATCCCGCCGGAAAGACGCCGTTGTCCGGTTCACGTACGGCTCGATCTCTGTTACTTAATGTGATAGTCAAATAACGCTCAGCCACCGGTCGGCGTACGCCCCCTCCGTTCACCCCCAGACATGGAGTCGGTCATGCTCGTATGCATTCTCGCCGTCGTCGCGGCGGTCGGCCTGGTCATCGCGGCCGCGACGCTGTTCCGCAGGTTCGGGCGCGGCTCGGACGACGGCGACCCCGGCGGCGCGACCGCGGGTCACGCCGGCTCGATGCTGTCGGCGCTGTTCCTGCTGGTGTTCGCGATCGCCATCGTCGTCCCGTGGACCACGGCCGACTCCGCGCGCGAGAACACCTACGCCGAGAGCCACGCCCTCGTCGAGGCGTACTGGGCGGCCTCGGCGCTGCCGGCCCCGGAGGGGCGCGACGTGCAGGCCGACCTGCGCGGTTACACGGGCCTCGTGCTCGGCCGCGAGTGGGGGCACATGAAGAAGGGCCGGCTCACCGACGAGGGCGAGGAGCGGCTGAACGCCCTGCGCACGAAAGTGGCCGGCCTGCCCGCAGCCACCGATGACCAGAAGGACGACCGCGACGCCGTGGTCGAACAGGTCCAGGCGGTGTCCGCGGCGCGCGGTCAGCGGGCGATGGACGCCAAATCCCGGCCTCCCGCGGGGCTGCTCTACATGACGGTCCTGGCGGGCCTGGTGGTGGGGATCTTCCCGTTCCTCGCCGGCGCACGGCCGCGCGGGATGACCATCGTGCCGCTCGGCGTGATGGCGGCCATGCTCGCGGTCGGGATCTTCCTCACCTTCAACATCTCCCACGTGTTCAGCGGCGCCCTGCGCGTCAGGTCCGACGCGTACGTGGCCGCGCAACGACAGTTCCAGCAGATCCCGGAGAGCCGCTGACCATGCGCACCGTCTACACCGCCGTGCTCACCGCCGGAACCCTCACCGGCCTGACCGCGACACCCGCGCTCGCCGCGGACACGACCCCGGATCCCGGCCCCCAGGCCAGCGCGTCACAGCCGTCCAACCCCCCGCACGCCGGCGCCCACCTGACCTCCCCGGCACCGGAACATGGCGATCGGCCGGGTGCGTCGCGATCGTCGCGCCGAGGCCGTGCCGGGGCTCGTGGGGGGCCCGCTGCTTCGGATCCCCGGGATGGGGCGGATGCGTCGCGGTCCTTGGGTCGCGCGGGTGCCGGGGCTCGTGTGGGGCCTACGGCTTCGGATCCTGGGGGTGGGTCGGATGCGCTGCCGTCGTCGGGTCGCGCGCATGTCGATGCCCGCCTGGGGACGCCCACGCTGGATCCCGCCCCCCAGGCCCGCGCGTCACGGCCGTCGAACCTTCTGCACGAGGGTGCCCGCGTGGGGCCTGTGGCCTCGGATCCCGGACGTCAGGCCGGTGGGAGTCCGTCGCCGCCGAGCCTTTTGCATGTCGGGGCGCGCGTGGGGTCTGCGCCTTCGAATCCCGGGGGTGTGGCGTCCTCGTCGAGTCCCGTGCACGCCGACGCCCGCCTGGGGACTCCGACGCCGGATCCCGGCGACCAGGCCCGCCCGTCACGACCGTCGAGCCCTCTGCGTGCGGGCGCTCGCGTGGGGCCTGTGGCCCCGGATCCGGGAGGCCAGGCGGGTGTCTCGCCGTCGCGGCGTCTCGTGCACGCCGGCGCCGGCGTGGGGCCTGTGGCCTCGGACCTCGGAGGTCGGGCGGAGGTGCCGCCGTCGTGGAGTCTCGCGCACGTCGGAGCCGGCGTCGGGTCTTCAGATCCTGAGGGTCGGGCAGAGGTGTCGTCGTGGAGGCTCCTGTACGTCGGCGCCGACGCAGGGACTGCGGCTTCGGATCCGGGAGGCCCGCCGGGTACGTCGCCGTCGTTGAGTCTCGTGCGCGTCGGGGCCGGCGTGGGGTCTTCGGATCCTGGGGGTCTGGCGGAGGTGCCGCCGTCGTCGAGCCTGCTGTACGTCGGCGCCGACGTGGGGTCTGCGGCTTCGGGAGGCCAGGCGGACGTGTCGCCCTCGTCGCTTCTGTCCGTCGGCGTCGGTCTCGGGCCTCCGCTGTGCGTCGATCTCGGCGTGCTGGGCATCGTGCGGGTGCGGGCGCGTGTCGGTCCGGGGCTCTGTGCCCGTCAGGCGCCCCCTCCGATTCCCAAGCCCCCCTCGCCCCGGCCGCCGTCGCCCAAGCCGCCATCGCCAAGACCCCCCTCGCCCACCCCACCGCCCAAGCCGGTGCCGCCCGCACCCACGCGGCCGCCGACCGGTCCGGCCCCCGCCGCGTCGGCGCCCAACGCGGCCCGTGCCGTGCCGCCCGCGCCGGCACGGCGTCAGCCGCCCCCGCCGCCGACGGCATCCGCGCGCCGCCGTGCGGACGCCCGTGAGGCCGCCGGCCTGCCACCCCACAAGAAGAACCCGCTGGCCACGCTCACGGTCCTCATCGTCCTGGTCGTCGTCATCGCGGCCGGGGCGGGCGTGGCGTTCGCCGCCGCTCCGTAAAGTGTCGCCGAACCCGCGATTGCCTATTGTGATCAAAGGGACACGCAACGTAACGTCGATTGCGAGCAAAGGTGTAATTCAAGGTCGAGCCTAAAGGCCGGCCGTTGAATTCCTGCACCCGTCGGTTTCCCCAGTCGGTACGAGCACGGAATGGTGGTGTGTGTCGTGACGGAGTCGGCGCAGTCGGGTATTGGTTTTGAGGGTTCGCCGTTGAGTTTGGGTACGGTGGCGGCGCGTAATTTGGCGACGACGACGAAGTCGGCGCCGCAGATGCAGGGGATTTCGTCGCGGTGGTTGTTGCGGATGCTGCCGTGGGTTCAGGCGTCGGGTGGGGTTTATCGGGTGAACCGGCGGTTGAGTTATGCGGTGGGGGATGGGCGGGTGTCTTTTTCTTCGGTGGGTTCGGAGGTGCGTGTTGTCGCGCCGGAGTTGTGTGAGCTTCCTTTGTTGCGGGGGTTTGGTGATGAGGGGACGTTGAATGCTTTGGCGGGGCGTTTTGTGCAGCAGGAGTTTGATGCCGGGGATGTGATCGTGGAGGTGGGTCGGCCTGCGGATCAGGTGTTTTTGGTGGCCCATGGTCGGGTGAGTCGGGTTGGTGTTGGTAAGTATGGTGATGAGATTGTTTTGGGGGTGTTGGCGGATGGTGATTACTTCGGTGATCGGGCGTTGGCGGGGTCGCAGGACACGTGGGACTTCACCGCCAGAGCCGCCACCCACTGCACGGTCCTGACCCTCTCCGGGATGGTCTTCCAGGAGATCGTCGACCAGTCCGACACCTTGCGCACTCACCTGGAGCAGTTCCGCGCCGGCCCCGCCGGTGACCAGAACGAGCACGGCGAGGCCGCGATCGCGCTGGCGTCGGGCCATGTGGGTGAGCCGGTGCTGCCGGGGACGTTCGTGGACTACGAGCTGTCGCCGAGGGAGTACGAGCTCAGCGTCGCCCAAACCGTGCTTCAGGTCCACACGAGAGTGGCGGATCTGTACAACCAGCCGATGGACCAGATCGAGCAGCAGCTGCGGCTGACCATCGAGGCGCTGCGTGAGCGGCAGGAGCACGAGCTGGTCAACAACCGTGAGTTCGGCCTGCTCCACAACGCCGACCTCAAGCAGCGCATCTACACACGCACCGGACCACCGTCCCCGGACGACATGGACGAGCTGCTGGCCACGGTCTGGAAGGACCCGGCGTTCTTCCTGGCCCATCCCCGCGCGATCGCGGCGTTCGGGCGAGAGTGCAGCCGCCGTGGCGTCTACCCGCAGAGCATCGACGTGGCCGGCAACCGGGTGCCCGCCTGGCGCGGCGTGCCGATCTTCCCGTGCAACAAGATCCCGGTCAGCGACACCCAGACCAGCTCGATCATGCTCCTCCGCGTCGGTGAGGCGGACCAGGGCGTCATCGGACTGCACCAGACCGGGATCCCCGACGAATACCAGCCCGGGCTCTCGGTGCGGTTCATGGGGATCAACGACAAGGCCGTCATCTCCTACCTCGTCAGCGCCTACTACTCCGCCGCCGTCCTCACCCCGGACGCGCTCGGCATCCTCGAAAACGTAGAAACCGCATCCACGCGCGATTAACGGGTGACCGAAGGCGCGGAGCAGCCCGCCGGGTCAGATAGGCGTGCTGCTCCGCGCCCATGCCCGCTCGAAGTCATCGCGGTGGCAATTTCTTGGTCGGTACGAGCACGGAATGGTGGTGTGTGTCGTGACGGAGTCGGCGCAGTCGGGTATTGGTGTTGAGAGTTCGCCGTTGAGTTTGGGTACGGCGGCGGCGCGTAATTTGGCGACGACGACGAAGTCGGCGCCGCAGATGCAGGGGATTTCGTCGCGGTGGTTGTTGCGGATGCTGCCGTGGGTTCAGGCGTCGGGTGGGGTTTATCGGGTGAACCGGCGGTTGAGTTATGCGGTGGGGGATGGGCGGGTGTCTTTTTCTTCGGTGGGTTCGGAGGTGCGTGTTGTCGCGCCGGAGTTGTGTGAGCTTCCTTTGTTGCGGGGGTTTGGTGATGAGGGGACGTTGAATGCTTTGGCGGGGCGTTTTGTGCAGCAGGAGTTTGATGCCGGGGATGTGATCGTGGAGGTGGGTCGGCCTGCGGATCAGGTGTTTTTGGTGGCCCATGGTCGGGTGAGTCGGGTTGGTGTTGGTAAGTATGGTGATGAGATTGTTTTGGGGGTGTTGGCGGATGGTGATTACTTCGGTGATCGGGCGTTGGCGGGGTCGCAGGACACGTGGGACTTCACCGCCAGAGCCGCCACCCACTGCACCGTTCTCTCGCTGTCCCGCGACGATTTCGACGAGCTGACCGAAGCCTCCGAAGAACTCCGCACCCACCTCGAACGCCTCCGCGCGGCCCCCAAGCCGCCACGGAACAGACAGGGCGAGGCCGAGATCGCGCTGGCGTCGGGTCACGTCGGAGAGCCGGTGCTGCCGGGGACGTTCGTGGACTACGAACTGTCGCCTCGGGAGTACGAGCTCAGCGTCGCCCAGACCGTCCTCCAGGTCCACACGAGAGTGGCCGACCTCTACAACCGCCCGATGGACCAGCTCAAGGAGCAGCTGCGGCTGACCATCGAGGCGCTGCGCGAGCGGCAGGAGCACGAGCTGGTCAACAACCGTGAGTTCGGCCTGCTCCACAACGCCGACCTCAAGCAGCGCATCCACGCCCGTACCGGGCCGCCCAGCCCCGACGACCTGGACGAGTTGCTGAGCCGGCGCCGAAAGTCACACTTCTTCCTCGCCCATCCGCTGACCATCGCGGCGTTCGGGCGCGAGTGCAGCCGGCGTGGCATCCATCCCGACAGCGCCGAGATGCACGGCCGCTCGGTGACGACCTGGCGCGGCGTGCCGCTCCTCCCGTGCGACAAGATCCCCATCACCGGTGGCCGTACGAGCTCGATGCTCGTCATGCGGACCGGAGCGGACGACCAGGGCGTCATCGGCCTGCACCAGACCGGCATCCCGCACGAGGTCGAGCCCAGCCTGTCGGTGCGGTTCATGGGGATCAACGACAAGGCCGTCATCTCCTACCTCGTCAGCGCCTACTACTCCG
It encodes:
- a CDS encoding family 2B encapsulin nanocompartment shell protein → MTESAQSGIGFEGSPLSLGTVAARNLATTTKSAPQMQGISSRWLLRMLPWVQASGGVYRVNRRLSYAVGDGRVSFSSVGSEVRVVAPELCELPLLRGFGDEGTLNALAGRFVQQEFDAGDVIVEVGRPADQVFLVAHGRVSRVGVGKYGDEIVLGVLADGDYFGDRALAGSQDTWDFTARAATHCTVLTLSGMVFQEIVDQSDTLRTHLEQFRAGPAGDQNEHGEAAIALASGHVGEPVLPGTFVDYELSPREYELSVAQTVLQVHTRVADLYNQPMDQIEQQLRLTIEALRERQEHELVNNREFGLLHNADLKQRIYTRTGPPSPDDMDELLATVWKDPAFFLAHPRAIAAFGRECSRRGVYPQSIDVAGNRVPAWRGVPIFPCNKIPVSDTQTSSIMLLRVGEADQGVIGLHQTGIPDEYQPGLSVRFMGINDKAVISYLVSAYYSAAVLTPDALGILENVETASTRD
- a CDS encoding SIS domain-containing protein; its protein translation is MADYHVESEIGSQPSCWREAVSRLPGVREALPRDGESVAVFGCGTSLYMARAYAGLRESRGLGVTDAFAASELPFGRHYDRHVAISRSGTTTEVLQAVEHLSESRTAEITAITAVPGTGFAPGTQAVALEFADERSVVQTRFATSALALLRASLGETVPYEDAARALAAPLAPEWLEAEQITFLGHGWTNGLADEAALKAREAARLWTESYPAMEYRHGPISIAQPGRLTWVFGLAPDGLAEDVAATGATYVTSDLDPMAHLIVAQRLAVAQARAKGMDPDRPRSLTRSVVLS
- a CDS encoding family 2B encapsulin nanocompartment shell protein, coding for MVVCVVTESAQSGIGVESSPLSLGTAAARNLATTTKSAPQMQGISSRWLLRMLPWVQASGGVYRVNRRLSYAVGDGRVSFSSVGSEVRVVAPELCELPLLRGFGDEGTLNALAGRFVQQEFDAGDVIVEVGRPADQVFLVAHGRVSRVGVGKYGDEIVLGVLADGDYFGDRALAGSQDTWDFTARAATHCTVLSLSRDDFDELTEASEELRTHLERLRAAPKPPRNRQGEAEIALASGHVGEPVLPGTFVDYELSPREYELSVAQTVLQVHTRVADLYNRPMDQLKEQLRLTIEALRERQEHELVNNREFGLLHNADLKQRIHARTGPPSPDDLDELLSRRRKSHFFLAHPLTIAAFGRECSRRGIHPDSAEMHGRSVTTWRGVPLLPCDKIPITGGRTSSMLVMRTGADDQGVIGLHQTGIPHEVEPSLSVRFMGINDKAVISYLVSAYYSAAVLVPDALGVLENIEISR
- a CDS encoding DUF4239 domain-containing protein; this translates as MLVCILAVVAAVGLVIAAATLFRRFGRGSDDGDPGGATAGHAGSMLSALFLLVFAIAIVVPWTTADSARENTYAESHALVEAYWAASALPAPEGRDVQADLRGYTGLVLGREWGHMKKGRLTDEGEERLNALRTKVAGLPAATDDQKDDRDAVVEQVQAVSAARGQRAMDAKSRPPAGLLYMTVLAGLVVGIFPFLAGARPRGMTIVPLGVMAAMLAVGIFLTFNISHVFSGALRVRSDAYVAAQRQFQQIPESR